One segment of Parvularcula sp. IMCC14364 DNA contains the following:
- a CDS encoding SDR family NAD(P)-dependent oxidoreductase, giving the protein MSEPKNILITGVCGGIGHKMAEVFAEKGWRVIGTDQREPDFPSDHFSFVQHDLEKIAVEDVALASLVTDVQTLLSGAPLHALVNNGALQVLGGVDDLSANDFLQSFKVNTLAPFRLVQSLLPDLEKAVAGTVLNIGSVHAQSTKQGFVAYATTKTALHGLTRSMAVDLGNRVRICGLAPAATDTPMLKAGFKDNPEALQALAEAHPLRRIASTREVAEIAVFLVSGKAAFIHGETLYADGGVLSRLHDPA; this is encoded by the coding sequence ATGTCTGAGCCAAAAAACATTCTCATCACCGGTGTATGCGGTGGTATTGGTCACAAGATGGCAGAGGTCTTCGCGGAAAAGGGATGGCGCGTTATTGGCACGGACCAGCGCGAACCGGACTTTCCGTCGGATCATTTCAGCTTTGTTCAGCATGATCTGGAAAAGATTGCGGTAGAAGATGTGGCTCTGGCGAGTCTCGTTACTGATGTGCAGACCTTACTGTCGGGTGCGCCGTTGCATGCCCTTGTGAACAACGGTGCCCTTCAGGTTCTTGGCGGGGTTGATGATCTGTCTGCAAATGACTTTTTGCAATCATTCAAGGTGAATACGCTGGCGCCTTTTCGACTTGTCCAGTCCTTGTTGCCTGATCTTGAAAAGGCTGTGGCGGGCACTGTTCTCAACATCGGCTCGGTGCACGCTCAATCAACAAAGCAAGGGTTCGTCGCTTATGCCACCACAAAGACAGCCTTGCATGGCTTGACGCGTTCCATGGCTGTGGATCTTGGGAACCGGGTTCGTATCTGCGGCCTTGCGCCTGCAGCGACAGACACGCCGATGCTGAAAGCAGGCTTCAAGGATAATCCTGAAGCCTTGCAGGCTTTGGCTGAAGCCCATCCCTTGCGTCGTATTGCCTCAACGCGGGAAGTGGCAGAAATCGCCGTTTTCCTCGTTTCCGGCAAGGCTGCTTTCATTCACGGTGAGACCCTGTATGCGGATGGTGGTGTTCTCTCCAGACTGCATGACCCGGCATGA
- a CDS encoding MBOAT family protein — MIFTSYQFAIFFLLALVSYWAIGTTRLRHIFLLIASFWFYAAWDWRFLALLAAVIMVAWAGPKLFDRYPDRKKLILTLSIVALLCLLGTFKYFNFFTDSFVDILNVIGFNAAYSTLNIILPVGISFYIFQAVSYLVDAYREEISRQTDFLKVALYISFFPQLVAGPIVRAHDFIPQLEEKKRFSEYDFLTGLKLFVIGLIYKAVFADHLAGYVDPVFADLAGYDNASIRAATFAFYGQIYFDFAGYSTMAIGCARMLGFALPRNFDFPYASRDIADFWRRWHISLSGWLRDYVYIPMGGNRGSKLQTNQNLMKTMLLGGLWHGASWNFVLWGFLHGAALIVHRLWDQSFSSGNSKAGKWRVWGIAFAAWLLTQAFVAACWVPFRAENAADTQLVFNALLALRNDSGLASLEIPLVLLVMPLLVDTFIISGASGRLKSIRYGRLITYALIGTALAIAVAAMKLDASPFIYFQF, encoded by the coding sequence ATGATATTCACCTCATATCAGTTTGCAATATTTTTCCTGCTGGCTTTGGTCTCGTACTGGGCTATTGGTACTACCAGACTACGCCATATCTTTTTACTCATCGCCAGTTTCTGGTTTTACGCAGCTTGGGATTGGCGTTTTCTTGCTCTCTTGGCGGCGGTTATCATGGTTGCCTGGGCCGGGCCGAAGCTTTTTGATAGGTATCCTGATCGCAAGAAGTTAATTCTCACGCTTTCTATAGTAGCATTACTGTGCCTTTTGGGGACCTTCAAGTACTTCAATTTTTTTACAGATAGTTTTGTGGATATACTGAACGTAATTGGGTTCAATGCCGCATATTCGACATTGAATATAATTTTGCCAGTTGGAATTAGTTTTTATATTTTTCAGGCGGTTTCTTATCTGGTTGATGCTTACAGGGAAGAAATTAGCCGTCAAACGGACTTCCTTAAAGTAGCACTTTACATTTCTTTTTTTCCTCAACTCGTTGCTGGCCCCATTGTCCGCGCTCATGACTTTATCCCTCAGCTGGAGGAGAAAAAGAGATTTTCCGAGTATGATTTTCTGACTGGTTTGAAGCTATTTGTAATCGGACTGATTTACAAGGCTGTCTTTGCAGACCATCTTGCCGGGTATGTAGATCCTGTATTTGCTGACCTCGCCGGGTATGACAACGCGTCAATAAGAGCTGCGACATTCGCCTTTTATGGCCAAATATATTTCGATTTCGCAGGTTATTCCACAATGGCGATAGGCTGCGCGCGTATGCTGGGTTTTGCGTTACCAAGAAATTTCGATTTTCCGTATGCCTCGCGTGACATAGCAGATTTCTGGCGGCGTTGGCATATCTCGCTTTCAGGCTGGTTGCGCGACTATGTTTATATTCCGATGGGGGGTAATCGGGGTTCCAAGCTTCAGACCAACCAAAACCTGATGAAGACAATGCTGCTGGGCGGTCTTTGGCACGGTGCCAGCTGGAATTTTGTCCTGTGGGGCTTTCTGCATGGCGCTGCATTGATCGTTCATAGATTATGGGATCAAAGCTTCTCGTCCGGGAATTCAAAAGCCGGAAAATGGAGGGTGTGGGGTATTGCGTTTGCTGCGTGGCTATTGACGCAGGCGTTTGTTGCCGCTTGCTGGGTCCCCTTTCGAGCTGAAAATGCTGCTGATACACAGTTGGTATTTAATGCACTGCTGGCACTTCGTAACGATTCTGGTCTGGCATCGTTGGAAATTCCACTGGTGTTGCTTGTGATGCCGCTGCTGGTAGATACTTTTATCATCTCAGGCGCATCGGGCCGATTGAAATCCATTAGGTATGGTCGATTGATAACTTATGCGCTCATTGGTACCGCTCTAGCGATCGCTGTTGCTGCCATGAAACTTGATGCCAGCCCCTTTATCTATTTTCAGTTTTAG
- a CDS encoding SMP-30/gluconolactonase/LRE family protein, translating to MSVKAVTLENLSCVWPAEALLGEGPVWDHALQAVWWTDIKGKQLHRYDTKTAEKKSWSSPEMIGSFAKAEGARFVAATRTGFAWLDVEDGKPEVSIAPIHDPEKKLPGNRFNDGKCDPLGRFWAGTMDDAEQEDTGNWWLLDEKLACHQLAGGFGVTNGPAFDASLSRVYFTDSKYQRIFAADLTLEGFANKRLFRQFEPGFGYPDGMTVDREGGLWVAFWAGSKICRLDPKSAETVATIEMPVPQPTSIVFGGAEGKTAFVTSARAGLSATKIDKAPLSGGLFQLDFDRPLMLPAASFKQSV from the coding sequence ATGAGTGTGAAAGCCGTAACTCTTGAAAACCTATCATGTGTTTGGCCTGCCGAGGCACTTCTCGGTGAAGGGCCTGTCTGGGATCACGCGCTGCAGGCGGTCTGGTGGACGGACATAAAGGGCAAGCAACTGCACCGCTATGACACCAAAACGGCAGAAAAAAAATCCTGGTCCTCTCCAGAGATGATTGGCAGCTTTGCTAAAGCTGAAGGGGCGCGTTTTGTGGCCGCAACACGCACAGGCTTTGCCTGGCTTGATGTGGAAGACGGCAAGCCGGAAGTCTCCATCGCGCCAATCCATGATCCGGAAAAAAAATTACCTGGCAACCGCTTCAATGATGGCAAATGTGATCCCTTGGGGCGTTTCTGGGCGGGGACCATGGATGATGCGGAGCAGGAGGATACAGGGAATTGGTGGCTGCTGGATGAAAAACTGGCCTGTCATCAACTGGCAGGTGGTTTTGGGGTCACAAACGGGCCAGCTTTTGATGCCAGCCTTTCGCGTGTGTATTTCACAGATTCAAAATATCAGCGGATTTTTGCAGCTGACCTGACGCTAGAAGGCTTTGCCAACAAGCGCCTGTTCAGGCAGTTTGAGCCTGGCTTCGGCTATCCGGACGGTATGACAGTAGACCGGGAAGGCGGCCTGTGGGTTGCATTCTGGGCAGGCAGCAAGATTTGCCGCCTCGACCCGAAAAGCGCTGAAACGGTGGCGACAATCGAAATGCCAGTACCACAGCCAACAAGTATTGTCTTTGGCGGTGCCGAAGGAAAAACAGCTTTTGTTACCTCGGCAAGGGCGGGATTGAGCGCGACAAAGATTGATAAGGCACCGCTTTCAGGCGGATTATTCCAACTCGACTTTGATCGCCCCTTGATGCTGCCTGCAGCATCTTTCAAACAGTCAGTCTAA